The DNA segment GGGGCAGGAATTAGCGCCCTCAAGGGCATTTTGTCCGGGCAGATTCAAAGCGCTTTGTGCTTAAACCGTCCGCCTGGACACCACGCCGGACGCGAAAAAGCGGGTGGTTTCTGCTTATTTAATAATGCAGCGATCGCAGCCAAGTATTGCTTAAAAAAAGGGGGTGTAGAGCGTGTTTTAATCTTGGATTGGGACTTGCATCACGGAGATGGCACCCAAGATATCGTACAGGACGACCCGCGTATCATTTTTTGCTCCCTCCACCAATTCGGCGCAGAGCTTTACCCGCAAACCGGCAATCTGGAGGATATTGGCGCACAAGGTAACATTATTAACCTGCCGCTACCCGCGAAGCTAGCAGATGAGGAGTATTGGGCGTTGTTCCAAAGTATCATCCCGGCTCTGATTGCCCAGGCTAAACCCGATATCGTGATTGTATCAGCGGGGTTTGATGGACACTTCGATGATATCAATCATCTTTACCTATACGATCCTGGCGCAGGCTTGTGCCTGAGTGCCCAACTTTACTACAACCTAACCCGTTTAGTCGCAGAAGCGATCGCCTCCTTGGGTGGGCATTACCTGCTGTTGTTAGA comes from the Coleofasciculus sp. FACHB-1120 genome and includes:
- a CDS encoding histone deacetylase, with the translated sequence MLPTALIYTPEFAIHDPGQIRVEGNNLYHRVAGQDLLDPVYTLDQIQFPYPVVSPVPHPESSSRLTAVMAALRGFGLSQQMTLLEPESATEEDLQAVHTSEYIAQVRAISAAGGYLAESTYVSPGSYKTALISAGAGISALKGILSGQIQSALCLNRPPGHHAGREKAGGFCLFNNAAIAAKYCLKKGGVERVLILDWDLHHGDGTQDIVQDDPRIIFCSLHQFGAELYPQTGNLEDIGAQGNIINLPLPAKLADEEYWALFQSIIPALIAQAKPDIVIVSAGFDGHFDDINHLYLYDPGAGLCLSAQLYYNLTRLVAEAIASLGGHYLLLLEGGYDATNLGNCLVNTSAAMLGLPLVIEETLPHREMESSFNLEKYIARLNAVQLGRWQFSR